In a genomic window of Gammaproteobacteria bacterium:
- a CDS encoding YbhB/YbcL family Raf kinase inhibitor-like protein: MIKFMLVAATVSALNATAMANDKMMADHSHFTVSSPTIAADGALPQKQYWNNFGCSGGNVSPALTWRGVPKDTKSFAITFYDHDAPTGSGFWHWVAYNIPATVTNLEEGAASMGKLPAGAVEGNTDLGKPGWFGPCPPPGRKHHYTYTVYALNTDKLDLPGATAAFVGFNLWQHTLATATLTATAGPR, encoded by the coding sequence ATGATCAAATTTATGTTGGTAGCAGCGACCGTGTCGGCGCTGAATGCGACAGCGATGGCGAACGATAAAATGATGGCCGACCATAGCCATTTCACCGTATCGAGCCCGACCATCGCCGCCGATGGCGCGCTGCCGCAGAAGCAATACTGGAACAATTTCGGTTGCAGCGGCGGCAACGTCTCGCCGGCGCTGACATGGCGCGGCGTACCGAAAGACACGAAGAGTTTCGCCATCACCTTCTACGATCACGACGCGCCGACCGGCAGCGGCTTCTGGCATTGGGTGGCGTACAACATTCCCGCCACGGTGACGAACCTTGAAGAAGGCGCGGCCAGCATGGGCAAGTTGCCGGCGGGCGCCGTCGAAGGCAATACTGACCTCGGTAAACCCGGCTGGTTCGGTCCGTGCCCGCCGCCCGGACGCAAACACCACTACACCTATACCGTATACGCGCTCAACACCGACAAGCTCGACTTGCCCGGCGCCACCGCCGCGTTCGTCGGTTTCAATCTGTGGCAGCACACGCTTGCCACCGCGACGTTAACTGCCACCGCCGGGCCGCGGTAA